The following proteins are encoded in a genomic region of Methanomassiliicoccales archaeon:
- a CDS encoding ribosome biogenesis/translation initiation ATPase RLI, which yields MRIAVLLRDRCQYKKCNQECLKYCPKVRTGVEAVVIGEDHRPIISEELCVGCGICVHKCPFEAIKIIGLPDELNQDIVHQYGENGFRLYRLPIPKEGLVTGILGPNGIGKSTSFRLLSGEEIPNLGHYDNPPSKDEVLEHFAGTELHDHLKRVFDKKVRTSIKPQYVDKLPSVFKGSVRELLKKVEGRMTLDEVVPLLELQEAVNRNMTELSGGELQRVAIAASIMKDAEIYFFDEPSSYLDIYQRMRVARIIEKLAKEKQVIVIEHDLAILDFLAENVYLVFGSEGAFGIFSLPRPVRSAINIYLDGYAKEENMRFRDTRIVFESRPPRSNWEQFNLMEYGTIECQYPSFHLKVEPGSIKIGETVGVVGPNAIGKTTFVKVLAGVQQPTVGKIDSKFKVSFKPQYISPDFEGTVREMFTATVKDFFESSFFQSEIAKPLSLKNLLDKNIMTLSGGELQRVSIASCLSREADIYLLDEPSAYLDSNQRMEAAKTVRRVMEKRGRSALVVDHDIYFLDMVSDSIMVFSGVAGKEGLGKGPLEMRQGMNLFLKDVDVTFRRDNDTNRPRINKAGSRLDREQKEKGEYYYSD from the coding sequence ATGCGCATAGCGGTGCTTCTGAGGGACCGGTGTCAGTACAAGAAGTGCAACCAGGAATGCCTGAAGTACTGTCCCAAGGTCCGCACTGGAGTGGAGGCGGTCGTCATCGGCGAGGATCACCGCCCCATCATATCCGAGGAGCTTTGCGTGGGCTGCGGCATCTGCGTGCACAAATGCCCCTTCGAGGCCATCAAGATCATCGGTCTCCCGGACGAGCTGAACCAGGACATCGTACACCAGTACGGGGAGAACGGCTTCCGCCTTTATCGCCTTCCCATTCCCAAGGAGGGCCTGGTCACAGGAATACTTGGTCCGAACGGGATCGGCAAGAGCACGTCCTTCCGTTTGTTGTCCGGGGAGGAGATACCTAACCTCGGGCATTACGATAACCCTCCTAGCAAGGACGAGGTGCTAGAGCACTTCGCCGGCACCGAGCTGCACGACCACCTGAAACGGGTGTTCGACAAGAAGGTGCGCACCTCCATCAAGCCGCAGTACGTGGACAAGCTGCCGTCGGTGTTCAAGGGCAGCGTGCGGGAGCTGCTGAAGAAGGTGGAGGGACGCATGACCTTGGACGAGGTGGTGCCGCTGCTGGAGCTGCAGGAGGCGGTCAACCGCAATATGACCGAACTGTCCGGCGGTGAGCTGCAGAGGGTGGCCATAGCCGCCTCCATAATGAAGGACGCCGAGATCTATTTCTTCGATGAGCCCTCGTCCTACCTGGATATTTACCAGAGGATGAGGGTAGCCCGCATCATCGAGAAGCTGGCCAAGGAGAAGCAGGTCATCGTCATCGAGCACGACCTGGCCATCCTGGACTTCCTGGCCGAGAACGTTTACTTGGTGTTCGGTTCCGAGGGAGCCTTCGGCATATTCTCCCTCCCCCGGCCGGTGCGCTCGGCTATCAACATCTATCTGGATGGGTACGCCAAGGAGGAGAACATGCGTTTCCGGGATACCCGTATCGTGTTCGAGTCCCGGCCGCCGCGCTCCAACTGGGAGCAGTTCAACCTCATGGAGTATGGGACGATAGAGTGCCAGTACCCTTCCTTCCACCTGAAGGTGGAGCCAGGCTCCATCAAGATCGGGGAGACTGTGGGCGTGGTCGGTCCCAACGCCATCGGCAAGACCACCTTCGTCAAGGTGCTGGCCGGGGTGCAGCAGCCCACGGTGGGCAAGATAGACAGCAAGTTCAAGGTCAGCTTCAAGCCACAATACATCAGCCCGGACTTCGAGGGCACGGTGCGGGAGATGTTCACCGCCACGGTGAAGGACTTCTTCGAATCCAGCTTCTTCCAGAGCGAGATCGCCAAGCCGCTGTCCCTCAAGAACCTCCTGGACAAGAACATAATGACCCTTTCCGGGGGCGAGCTGCAGCGCGTCTCCATCGCCTCCTGCCTTTCCCGCGAGGCGGACATCTATCTGCTGGACGAACCGTCCGCTTACCTGGACTCCAACCAGAGGATGGAGGCGGCCAAGACCGTCCGCCGGGTGATGGAGAAGAGGGGGCGCAGCGCCCTGGTCGTGGACCACGACATCTATTTCCTGGACATGGTCTCTGACTCCATAATGGTGTTTAGCGGCGTGGCCGGGAAAGAGGGGCTGGGCAAAGGACCGCTCGAAATGCGCCAGGGCATGAACCTTTTCCTCAAGGACGTGGACGTCACTTTCCGCAGGGACAACGACACCAACCGCCCGCGCATAAACAAGGCCGGGTCCCGCTTGGATCGGGAACAGAAGGAGAAGGGCGAGTACTATTATTCGGACTGA
- a CDS encoding dihydrolipoyl dehydrogenase, with translation MKEYDLIVIGSGAGLNVVSKARQRGMKVALVENGPMGGTCLNRGCIPSKVLVTPAELVRVIADAKRIGIHVKVEMTDFQLVRKRMWDLVLPDREGMLKSVKADDGLDFYSTTAHFVGKNTLQVGEEQITSQRIIIAVGTRTKVPDVPGLLDAGFLTTEEFFEITELPESMIILGGGYKASELGLFLSSFGCRTTIIGHNARLLKNEEPEISDIVLKKSREYMDVRVNQEVTSARVEGGIKVVVHKDRNTGEVKEARASQILVTTGIQSNADWLRPAAGGINVDKDNYIVIDEHLETSVPGVFAIGDVIGRTMFRHTANYHSELVWYNMFGKKKVELDEHAVPHAVFGYPEVGSVGLTQEQCKKLGYKVLVGTSNYMDCAKGYAMGEEEGLVKVIVDQGSRRILGAHIVGSHAAILVQQIVYLMNAGDQTYMPLARSQCIHPALSEAVTKAFGALQDPEHEHYHH, from the coding sequence ATGAAGGAGTACGACCTGATCGTGATCGGTTCCGGGGCAGGACTGAACGTGGTCTCAAAGGCCAGACAACGAGGTATGAAGGTGGCCTTGGTGGAGAACGGACCCATGGGAGGGACCTGCCTTAACCGGGGCTGCATTCCCAGCAAGGTCCTGGTCACCCCGGCCGAACTGGTCCGGGTCATTGCCGACGCCAAGAGGATAGGCATACATGTTAAAGTGGAGATGACGGACTTCCAGCTGGTACGGAAGCGCATGTGGGACCTGGTACTTCCCGACCGAGAAGGGATGCTAAAGAGCGTGAAGGCCGACGACGGGTTGGACTTCTACTCGACCACCGCCCATTTCGTAGGAAAGAACACCTTGCAGGTGGGGGAGGAGCAGATAACCTCTCAGAGGATCATCATCGCCGTGGGGACCCGCACCAAGGTGCCCGACGTCCCCGGCCTGCTAGACGCCGGATTTTTAACCACGGAGGAATTCTTCGAGATCACCGAGCTTCCGGAAAGCATGATCATCCTGGGTGGAGGGTACAAAGCCTCCGAGCTCGGTCTGTTCCTTTCTTCCTTCGGCTGCCGCACCACCATAATCGGACATAACGCCCGTCTGCTCAAGAACGAGGAGCCGGAGATCAGCGATATCGTCCTCAAGAAGTCCAGGGAATACATGGACGTGCGAGTGAACCAGGAAGTCACCTCCGCGCGCGTGGAAGGGGGCATCAAGGTCGTTGTGCACAAGGACCGGAATACCGGCGAGGTCAAGGAGGCAAGGGCTTCTCAGATCCTGGTGACCACCGGGATCCAAAGCAACGCCGATTGGTTGCGACCGGCGGCCGGGGGCATAAACGTGGATAAGGACAACTACATCGTGATCGACGAGCACCTGGAGACCAGCGTCCCTGGGGTGTTCGCCATCGGTGATGTCATCGGCCGCACTATGTTCCGCCACACCGCCAATTACCATTCCGAGCTGGTCTGGTACAACATGTTCGGGAAGAAGAAGGTGGAGCTGGACGAGCACGCCGTGCCCCATGCCGTCTTCGGATACCCTGAGGTGGGCAGCGTCGGCTTGACCCAGGAGCAGTGCAAGAAGTTGGGGTACAAGGTCCTGGTAGGGACCAGTAACTACATGGACTGCGCGAAGGGGTACGCCATGGGCGAGGAAGAGGGGCTCGTCAAGGTCATAGTGGACCAGGGCAGCCGGCGGATCCTCGGGGCCCACATCGTCGGTTCGCACGCCGCCATCCTGGTGCAACAGATCGTGTACCTGATGAACGCCGGGGACCAGACCTATATGCCCTTGGCCCGCAGCCAATGCATCCATCCCGCTCTAAGCGAGGCGGTCACCAAGGCCTTCGGCGCCCTGCAGGACCCGGAGCACGAGCACTATCATCATTGA
- a CDS encoding P-II family nitrogen regulator: protein MKKIEAIIRTEKLDAVKCGLEKIGMNAMTVTDVMGRGEQKGLEFTHRTGKYRIDLLPKIKIELVVKDDDAKKVIDTIIECARTGEIGDGKIFVSPVEEVIRIRTGENSNGKA from the coding sequence ATGAAAAAGATCGAAGCGATAATACGCACCGAGAAACTGGACGCGGTCAAGTGCGGGCTGGAGAAGATTGGAATGAACGCCATGACCGTGACCGACGTGATGGGCCGCGGCGAGCAGAAAGGGCTGGAATTCACTCACCGGACTGGTAAGTACCGCATCGACCTGCTTCCCAAGATCAAGATAGAACTGGTGGTGAAGGACGATGATGCTAAGAAGGTCATCGACACAATAATCGAGTGCGCCAGGACCGGAGAGATCGGGGACGGCAAGATCTTCGTCTCACCAGTGGAGGAGGTCATAAGGATAAGGACCGGCGAGAACAGCAACGGGAAGGCCTGA
- a CDS encoding ammonium transporter: MKHGIGMKLALLLGFALLLLPLASSPVAAAGGDVDSGDTAWLMISTGLVFIMTPAVAFFYGGMLRKNSFLSMLGQSIIIIGVVTLIWVIFGYSLSFGSDNWGLIGDAGYIMLNGVGLSPNGIAPTVPHILFMMYQGMFAIITVALIIGGVAERMKLSSLIVFLSIWTVAVYIPVAHWVWGGGWIYDIGALDFAGGTVVHITAGVSVLAATLVLGKRLGHGNGNPEVPHNIPMVVLGGALLWIGWFGFNGGSALAANGLAANALVVTQISAAMAVLIWGLISWLHTGRVSVLGLISGGVAGLVAITPAAGYVNATGALFIGLGAAVVCYGGILLRKKAGFDDALDVWGVHGLGGTFGALATGLFATTAVNAAGKDGLLYGGGADLLVAQTIAVLVVWAFAFGVTFAILKIISKVMPLRMSKNEERIGADIIQHGESAYYFR; the protein is encoded by the coding sequence ATGAAACATGGAATCGGAATGAAGCTCGCGCTGCTACTGGGATTCGCCCTGTTGCTGCTACCCCTGGCCTCTTCCCCGGTGGCAGCGGCGGGCGGCGACGTGGACAGCGGCGATACTGCTTGGCTGATGATCTCGACCGGGCTGGTGTTCATCATGACCCCGGCCGTGGCCTTTTTTTACGGCGGAATGCTGCGAAAGAACAGCTTCCTGTCCATGCTTGGGCAGAGCATCATAATCATAGGCGTAGTGACCCTGATCTGGGTGATCTTCGGATATTCCCTGAGCTTCGGTTCGGATAACTGGGGTTTGATCGGGGATGCCGGTTACATCATGCTAAATGGTGTAGGCCTGTCGCCTAATGGCATCGCCCCCACCGTACCTCACATCCTGTTCATGATGTATCAGGGCATGTTCGCCATCATCACCGTAGCCCTCATCATCGGCGGTGTGGCCGAGCGCATGAAGCTAAGCTCGCTCATCGTCTTCCTATCCATCTGGACCGTGGCGGTCTACATACCTGTGGCCCACTGGGTCTGGGGCGGAGGTTGGATCTACGACATTGGGGCCTTGGACTTCGCCGGGGGAACAGTGGTGCACATCACCGCCGGCGTTTCCGTACTGGCCGCAACTTTGGTGCTGGGAAAAAGGTTGGGTCATGGCAATGGTAACCCTGAGGTGCCTCACAACATACCCATGGTTGTGCTAGGTGGCGCTCTGCTCTGGATAGGTTGGTTCGGCTTCAACGGCGGCAGCGCTCTGGCGGCCAACGGACTGGCGGCCAACGCCCTTGTGGTCACACAAATCTCTGCGGCGATGGCCGTGTTGATATGGGGCCTCATAAGCTGGCTACACACCGGCAGGGTGAGCGTGCTCGGTCTGATCTCCGGAGGCGTGGCCGGACTGGTGGCCATAACCCCGGCTGCGGGCTATGTGAATGCCACTGGTGCGCTGTTCATCGGCCTAGGCGCGGCCGTGGTCTGCTACGGCGGCATCTTGCTGCGCAAGAAAGCCGGGTTCGATGACGCCTTGGACGTCTGGGGTGTGCACGGGCTCGGCGGTACCTTTGGGGCGTTGGCTACTGGGCTGTTCGCCACCACCGCGGTCAACGCGGCGGGCAAGGACGGGCTCCTATACGGCGGTGGAGCGGACCTGCTGGTGGCTCAGACCATAGCCGTGCTCGTTGTGTGGGCCTTCGCCTTCGGGGTGACCTTCGCAATATTGAAGATAATATCCAAGGTAATGCCCCTGCGCATGAGCAAGAACGAGGAGAGGATAGGCGCGGACATAATTCAGCACGGTGAGAGCGCATACTACTTTAGGTGA
- a CDS encoding AAA family ATPase — MSRKGASELVKELRRRSGNQGGQRILVAGKGGAGKTTLSAALCLLAAAEGRRVLAVDQDAQQNLAYSLGYPPEKAAALRPITQDLDYVEQRVGTRPGQGWGGLINLNPDVSDVTERFGIRISPNLHLLVMGGVVQASTGCLCPENSLLGALVRFLNSREDDLIVMDAQAGLEPFGRTVADGFHTTLVVSEPTFNSLQVAGRVAHLSREIGVRRVDLVLNKCHGTEDEQKARWLLPDADFDRVHLLPLDPEVGEREPDVSPLVGGNGPYMQAVRRLAESLGS, encoded by the coding sequence ATGAGCCGGAAGGGCGCTTCAGAACTGGTCAAGGAACTGCGCCGGAGATCGGGGAACCAGGGCGGACAGAGGATATTGGTGGCCGGAAAGGGGGGCGCGGGCAAGACCACCCTCTCGGCCGCGCTCTGTCTCCTGGCGGCTGCTGAAGGACGGCGAGTACTGGCGGTGGACCAGGACGCCCAGCAGAATCTGGCCTATTCGCTAGGATATCCGCCGGAGAAGGCGGCCGCCCTCCGTCCCATCACCCAGGATCTGGATTACGTGGAACAGCGCGTGGGCACCCGCCCCGGCCAGGGTTGGGGCGGCCTCATCAACCTGAACCCGGACGTTTCCGACGTGACCGAGCGATTCGGCATCCGTATCTCTCCGAACCTGCATCTGCTGGTCATGGGCGGGGTAGTGCAGGCTTCTACCGGCTGCCTGTGTCCGGAGAACTCTCTGCTCGGAGCGTTGGTTCGCTTCCTCAACTCCCGGGAGGACGACCTAATCGTCATGGATGCCCAGGCCGGACTGGAACCGTTCGGGCGGACCGTGGCCGATGGTTTCCACACCACGCTGGTCGTCTCCGAGCCCACCTTCAACTCATTGCAGGTGGCGGGGCGTGTCGCTCATCTCTCCCGGGAGATCGGGGTGCGCCGGGTGGACCTGGTGCTGAACAAATGCCATGGAACGGAGGACGAGCAGAAGGCACGGTGGCTGTTGCCTGATGCGGACTTCGACCGGGTGCACTTGCTGCCCTTGGACCCTGAGGTAGGCGAGCGTGAGCCGGACGTCTCTCCACTGGTCGGCGGTAATGGACCGTACATGCAGGCGGTCAGACGCTTGGCCGAATCGCTGGGATCTTAA
- a CDS encoding putative zinc-binding protein codes for MTGNDECQCSGYELMIFSCSGGCNIGQLANDAVERLVLSGTGKMACLAAVSVGMPGPITGANQAKYVLAVDGCPIKCARKTLEKAGIKVTHHVLITDLGLKKVDDLRHELGDVDRAVRLCQDVLPKN; via the coding sequence ATGACCGGGAACGACGAATGCCAATGCAGCGGCTATGAACTGATGATCTTTTCCTGCTCGGGAGGATGCAACATAGGGCAGTTAGCCAATGATGCCGTGGAACGTTTGGTCTTGAGCGGCACTGGTAAGATGGCTTGCTTGGCGGCAGTGTCGGTGGGAATGCCCGGGCCGATAACCGGGGCCAACCAGGCCAAGTACGTCCTGGCGGTGGACGGTTGTCCGATCAAATGCGCCCGGAAGACCCTCGAAAAGGCTGGTATCAAGGTGACGCATCATGTGCTCATCACCGACCTGGGCTTGAAGAAGGTCGATGACCTGAGGCATGAACTGGGCGACGTCGACCGCGCCGTACGGTTATGTCAGGACGTCCTGCCCAAGAACTGA
- a CDS encoding PHP domain-containing protein: MLSKADVHVHTKYSGFGQYKALKFPESISRPEDVVDIARKIGLRVLCITDHNSVKGGLKAREYAKKYDDIEVVVGSEIKTAEGEVIGLFIEEDVPMNLPAAETIENIRRQGGLVVAPHPFSRHVPALGSLVDELDIDALETLNGGHLDGYANATAKEHAKCGRWAEVGGSDAHSIGQLGCSHTTFPGQTAEDFRQALLNKTTMAQGMISTLEMGVKWSIQVVLQADKLLLESFFGILKSDDPDDPLIKKINSMKGEWKLGALISSMFFLTPPVPFLTSVTGVKIMKFMNNPKRAAVYHTVDGHQ, from the coding sequence GTGCTCAGCAAGGCCGACGTTCACGTGCACACAAAATATTCTGGCTTTGGCCAATACAAGGCACTGAAGTTCCCGGAGTCCATAAGCCGTCCAGAGGACGTAGTGGACATCGCCCGCAAGATCGGGCTGAGGGTGCTGTGCATAACCGACCACAACTCAGTTAAGGGCGGCCTTAAGGCCCGCGAATACGCCAAGAAGTACGATGACATCGAAGTGGTGGTGGGTTCCGAGATAAAGACGGCCGAGGGCGAGGTGATAGGGCTGTTCATCGAGGAGGACGTGCCCATGAACCTTCCGGCGGCCGAGACCATAGAGAACATACGCCGGCAGGGCGGACTGGTCGTGGCCCCTCATCCCTTTTCTAGGCACGTACCGGCTTTAGGCTCCTTGGTGGACGAGCTGGACATCGACGCCTTGGAGACCTTGAACGGCGGGCATCTGGACGGATATGCTAACGCTACAGCCAAAGAGCATGCTAAGTGCGGAAGGTGGGCGGAGGTGGGTGGAAGCGATGCTCACTCCATCGGCCAGCTAGGATGCTCGCATACCACCTTCCCAGGCCAGACGGCCGAGGACTTTCGCCAGGCGCTCTTGAACAAGACCACCATGGCCCAGGGCATGATCTCTACCCTCGAGATGGGGGTCAAGTGGAGCATTCAGGTGGTCCTGCAGGCGGACAAGCTTCTGCTGGAGTCCTTCTTCGGAATACTGAAGAGCGACGATCCGGACGATCCCTTGATCAAGAAGATAAACTCCATGAAGGGCGAATGGAAGCTGGGCGCCCTCATATCATCCATGTTCTTCCTCACCCCGCCGGTGCCCTTCCTGACCAGCGTCACCGGGGTCAAGATAATGAAATTCATGAACAACCCCAAGCGGGCCGCGGTCTACCACACCGTTGATGGACATCAATGA
- a CDS encoding desulfoferrodoxin FeS4 iron-binding domain-containing protein, with amino-acid sequence MTKVGEVYECEICGNKVKVVDSGDGTLVCCGQDMTKVSG; translated from the coding sequence ATGACCAAGGTCGGAGAGGTCTACGAATGCGAGATTTGCGGGAACAAGGTCAAGGTCGTGGATTCCGGGGACGGGACCCTGGTATGCTGTGGTCAGGACATGACCAAGGTCAGCGGTTGA
- the cooS gene encoding anaerobic carbon-monoxide dehydrogenase catalytic subunit: MADDQEIEIITVECIRTPPGRVTPDKVPENVEKRAMDPSVKEVLAKTMLEGVETVWDRFEKQQPSCKFCDSGVSCQRCAMGPCRIMGEGRDRGVCGATADLICSRNLLDQIATGAAAHSDHGREVAETLLKAARGEAPKYGITDEVKLMTLAKEYDLDIKAPVNKVAESLALAMLEEFGTLKGELTMIKRLPPGTYEMLKKGGLLPRSVDREIVEAMHRVHMGVGADYRNILAHGVRASLGDGWGGSMIGTEVSDVMFGTPSIKKTKVNLGVLKKDQVNISLHGHNPVLSEMIVKAAALPEMKKAAEEVGAKGINLVGLCCTGNELLMRKGVPQAGNHLSQELVITTGALEVMIVDYQCIFPSLPHTAACYHTKVITTSPKAKIPGGIYMEVNPENAYEQAKRMISMAIANFKNRDEGRVLIPNKPMDAMVGFSVESLRAALGGTLKPLLDLILEGKIRGAVGIVGCNNPKIKQDYGHITLAKELIRRNIIVVETGCAAIACAEAGLMRPEAADLAGKSLGDVCRSLGIPPVLHMGSCVDNTRILTLAAELANLAGVRVDQLPVAGAAPEWYSPKAVTIGCYFVGSGISVALGVMPKISGSPNVIKLLTEDLEGAVKAKFWVEPDPKKTAAILFDHIETKRAELGL; encoded by the coding sequence ATGGCAGATGATCAGGAAATCGAAATCATTACGGTGGAATGTATAAGAACACCTCCAGGACGCGTCACCCCGGATAAGGTGCCGGAGAATGTGGAAAAGAGGGCAATGGACCCTTCGGTCAAGGAGGTACTGGCCAAAACCATGCTGGAGGGCGTGGAGACCGTTTGGGACCGTTTCGAGAAGCAACAGCCTTCTTGTAAGTTCTGCGACAGCGGGGTATCCTGTCAACGCTGCGCCATGGGCCCCTGCCGTATCATGGGTGAAGGGAGGGACCGCGGGGTCTGTGGCGCCACAGCTGATCTAATATGTTCCCGCAACTTGTTGGACCAGATCGCCACTGGGGCTGCCGCGCACTCCGACCACGGGCGAGAGGTGGCTGAGACCCTGCTTAAAGCGGCCAGAGGCGAAGCCCCCAAGTATGGGATCACGGACGAGGTCAAGTTGATGACCTTGGCCAAGGAATACGACCTGGACATCAAGGCCCCGGTGAACAAGGTGGCGGAGAGTTTGGCCCTGGCCATGCTGGAGGAGTTCGGCACTTTGAAGGGGGAACTGACCATGATAAAGCGCCTACCCCCGGGAACATACGAGATGCTCAAGAAAGGTGGGTTGCTTCCCCGTTCCGTCGACCGCGAGATCGTGGAGGCCATGCACCGGGTGCATATGGGCGTGGGTGCGGATTACCGCAACATCCTGGCGCACGGAGTGAGGGCCTCGCTGGGTGACGGCTGGGGAGGCTCCATGATCGGGACCGAGGTCAGTGACGTGATGTTCGGTACGCCAAGCATCAAGAAGACTAAGGTGAACCTGGGCGTTCTGAAGAAGGACCAGGTGAACATCTCCCTGCACGGCCACAACCCGGTGCTGTCGGAGATGATAGTGAAAGCTGCCGCATTGCCGGAAATGAAAAAGGCGGCCGAGGAGGTTGGAGCCAAAGGCATCAATCTGGTGGGACTATGTTGTACTGGCAACGAATTGCTAATGCGAAAGGGTGTGCCGCAGGCCGGTAATCACCTAAGCCAAGAACTGGTTATAACCACCGGTGCCCTGGAGGTCATGATAGTAGATTACCAGTGCATCTTCCCGTCGTTGCCGCACACTGCCGCCTGCTACCACACCAAGGTGATCACCACCTCCCCCAAGGCCAAGATCCCGGGCGGAATATATATGGAGGTCAATCCGGAGAACGCCTACGAGCAGGCCAAGCGCATGATTTCCATGGCCATAGCCAACTTCAAGAACCGGGATGAGGGACGCGTGCTCATACCGAACAAGCCCATGGACGCCATGGTCGGGTTTTCGGTCGAATCGCTGCGGGCCGCTCTGGGAGGAACGCTCAAGCCGTTGCTGGACCTTATCCTTGAGGGCAAGATCAGAGGGGCCGTGGGTATCGTCGGTTGCAACAATCCAAAGATAAAGCAGGACTACGGACACATCACCCTGGCCAAGGAGCTGATTCGCCGGAACATCATCGTGGTGGAGACCGGATGCGCCGCCATCGCCTGCGCCGAAGCGGGATTGATGAGGCCAGAGGCCGCAGACCTGGCGGGCAAATCTCTGGGAGATGTTTGTCGATCCCTCGGTATACCCCCGGTGCTGCACATGGGTTCCTGCGTGGACAACACCAGGATCCTGACCCTAGCCGCGGAACTGGCCAATTTGGCCGGAGTGCGAGTGGACCAGCTGCCTGTGGCCGGCGCCGCTCCCGAGTGGTACTCGCCGAAAGCGGTGACCATAGGCTGTTACTTCGTAGGTTCGGGCATCAGCGTCGCACTGGGGGTCATGCCCAAGATCTCCGGCAGTCCCAACGTCATCAAGCTGTTGACCGAGGACCTCGAAGGAGCGGTGAAGGCCAAGTTCTGGGTCGAACCAGATCCCAAGAAGACCGCAGCCATACTCTTCGACCACATCGAGACGAAGAGGGCGGAACTGGGACTATGA
- a CDS encoding FprA family A-type flavoprotein gives MDAVEIAEGIYWVGALDWNARSFHGFSTPRGTSYNAYLILDERNVLIDCVKTPFLGEMISRIKSVIDPKEIDLIVSNHAEGDHASGLPMTQHLTGAEIVTSKKGLEALRLNYGEMKMRGVADGEELSIGKRTLRFLETPMLHWPESMFTYAVEDKVLFSMDAFGQHYCCSERFDDQVELGTLMEEAATYYANIVLPFGSQVKKAYEKVKDLPIATIATSHGILWRSHIKDIVDAYLGWAEGRTEERVLVVYDTMWGSTETMAETITEGVRSQGVPVTMMRLTGTERSAVMREVLRSRVVVVGSCTINNGMFPTVADITTYMRGLRPKGRKAAVFGSYGWGGGATKAIRENLEAGGFELPYQDLDIKFAPMKEGVKKCHAFGMEIAKSIKS, from the coding sequence ATGGACGCGGTCGAGATCGCAGAAGGCATCTATTGGGTCGGAGCGCTGGATTGGAACGCCCGCAGTTTCCACGGGTTCAGCACGCCACGGGGGACGTCCTACAACGCCTATCTCATCCTGGACGAGAGGAACGTTCTGATCGATTGCGTCAAGACCCCGTTCCTGGGGGAGATGATATCCCGCATAAAATCGGTTATAGATCCCAAGGAGATCGATCTAATCGTCTCCAATCATGCCGAGGGGGACCACGCCAGCGGACTGCCCATGACCCAGCACCTCACCGGGGCGGAGATCGTCACCAGCAAGAAGGGCCTGGAGGCGCTGCGACTGAACTATGGCGAGATGAAGATGAGGGGGGTGGCGGATGGCGAGGAGCTCTCCATAGGTAAGCGCACTCTGCGCTTCCTCGAGACGCCCATGCTGCACTGGCCAGAGTCCATGTTCACCTACGCCGTGGAAGATAAGGTCCTGTTCTCCATGGACGCCTTCGGCCAGCACTACTGCTGCTCGGAGCGCTTCGATGACCAGGTGGAGCTTGGCACCCTCATGGAGGAGGCGGCCACCTATTACGCCAACATCGTGCTGCCGTTCGGCAGCCAGGTCAAGAAGGCCTACGAGAAGGTGAAGGACCTTCCTATCGCCACCATCGCTACCTCCCATGGTATCCTCTGGCGCTCGCACATCAAGGACATCGTTGACGCGTACCTGGGATGGGCCGAGGGGCGCACCGAGGAAAGGGTGCTGGTGGTCTACGACACCATGTGGGGATCGACGGAGACCATGGCCGAGACCATCACGGAGGGGGTCCGCTCCCAGGGCGTCCCGGTCACCATGATGCGCCTCACCGGCACGGAACGCTCTGCGGTCATGCGCGAAGTGCTCCGCTCTCGTGTGGTGGTCGTGGGCTCGTGCACTATCAACAATGGCATGTTCCCCACCGTGGCGGACATCACCACGTACATGAGAGGGCTGAGGCCCAAGGGGCGGAAGGCCGCGGTGTTCGGCTCCTACGGATGGGGCGGAGGGGCTACCAAGGCCATCCGGGAGAACCTGGAAGCGGGCGGGTTCGAGCTGCCGTATCAGGACTTGGACATCAAGTTCGCCCCGATGAAGGAGGGCGTGAAAAAATGCCACGCATTCGGCATGGAGATAGCGAAAAGCATTAAGTCGTAA